From the Acidobacteriota bacterium genome, one window contains:
- a CDS encoding CDP-alcohol phosphatidyltransferase family protein produces the protein MAVVSYLTMITEKIGQGAQVILRAIVKLLAFLRITPNRLTFLGFLVSLAVAFAFAYSDGDFTLAGFILIVAGLFDMVDGMVARATNSVSEFGAFFDSIMDRYSDLIILLGLLMHYGRTDRLPYVVLIGVVMMASVLISYARARAECLIPKCKVGFLERPERIVLLIIGSFYHMEPVLWVMAVLGNWTVVHRILYTKAQITGKPQFLRQQGG, from the coding sequence ATGGCCGTGGTATCCTACCTCACCATGATCACAGAGAAAATCGGACAAGGCGCCCAAGTGATCCTGCGGGCCATCGTCAAGCTGTTGGCCTTTCTGCGCATCACTCCCAACCGGCTGACCTTTTTGGGCTTCCTGGTCAGTTTGGCGGTGGCTTTCGCCTTCGCCTATTCGGATGGGGACTTTACTCTGGCGGGATTCATTCTCATCGTGGCGGGGCTCTTCGACATGGTGGACGGCATGGTGGCTCGAGCCACTAATTCCGTCTCCGAATTCGGAGCCTTTTTCGATTCCATCATGGACCGCTACTCCGACCTCATCATCTTGCTGGGACTGCTCATGCACTACGGACGAACCGACCGCCTGCCTTACGTGGTGTTGATCGGAGTGGTGATGATGGCGTCGGTGCTGATCTCGTACGCGCGGGCCCGGGCCGAATGCCTGATCCCCAAGTGCAAGGTAGGATTCCTGGAGCGGCCCGAGCGCATCGTGCTGCTCATCATCGGCTCCTTCTACCACATGGAGCCGGTGCTCTGGGTGATGGCCGTGTTGGGCAATTGGACAGTGGTCCACCGCATCCTCTACACCAAGGCTCAAATCACTGGGAAACCTCAGTTTTTGCGCCAGCAGGGGGGCTGA
- a CDS encoding NTP transferase domain-containing protein — translation MHEGKVRQAVILAAGNGSRMASAADLPKPLVEVGDQPLMGHILGWLEECGLERVFIVVGYRGLEIRRQFESYHGLPIEWVHNPLYDRPNGVSLLAVEDLVESSFLLLMSDHLFQPATLRALLEREVPEHGGILATDSKLSDVFDLQDATKVHCVDNCIQDLGKNLDDYNAVDTGMFSLSPTVFWAMRDSRNRGDASLSGGILSLARQSHVETWDIGSNLWIDIDTPQARDEAERMLAQGCFSAIPKSFPTAKPQRATPNL, via the coding sequence ATGCACGAGGGGAAAGTTAGGCAAGCCGTCATCCTGGCTGCCGGCAACGGAAGCCGCATGGCCTCCGCCGCCGATCTGCCCAAGCCGTTAGTCGAGGTCGGCGATCAGCCGTTGATGGGTCACATCCTCGGATGGCTGGAGGAATGCGGCCTGGAGCGGGTTTTCATCGTGGTGGGGTACCGGGGCCTGGAGATCCGCCGGCAATTCGAGTCCTACCACGGGCTTCCCATCGAATGGGTGCACAATCCTCTCTACGACCGCCCCAACGGCGTCTCGCTGCTGGCCGTGGAGGACTTGGTGGAATCCTCCTTTCTGCTGCTCATGTCCGACCACCTCTTTCAACCCGCCACTCTGCGGGCCCTGCTGGAGCGGGAAGTACCCGAGCACGGGGGCATTCTGGCCACCGATTCCAAGCTCTCCGACGTCTTCGATTTGCAGGACGCCACCAAGGTCCACTGCGTGGACAACTGCATCCAGGACCTGGGCAAGAACCTCGACGACTATAATGCCGTCGACACCGGCATGTTCAGCCTCTCTCCCACCGTCTTCTGGGCCATGCGCGACAGCCGCAACCGGGGCGACGCCTCCCTCAGCGGAGGCATCCTGTCGCTGGCCCGCCAGAGTCATGTCGAAACCTGGGACATCGGGTCCAACCTGTGGATCGACATCGATACCCCCCAGGCCCGCGACGAGGCCGAACGGATGCTGGCCCAGGGCTGTTTTTCGGCCATTCCCAAAAGCTTCCCGACCGCCAAACCCCAAAGAGCCACTCCCAACTTGTGA